In one window of Acanthochromis polyacanthus isolate Apoly-LR-REF ecotype Palm Island chromosome 8, KAUST_Apoly_ChrSc, whole genome shotgun sequence DNA:
- the nedd1 gene encoding protein NEDD1 isoform X2 → MEEVTRLVSTGDSVKIWDAVSMAPLEHFNPHSASHPVAQACWSSNNQYLVSASSSGDKVVVSSLKSTPAAVVELADGKKQTRVCLSLSSQFLVSGGLDHCVHIWDLKTKRLHRSLKDHKEEVTCVSFNANDSYVASGSTSGDLVLHSLTTNLSSKAFGHGANQPIHDLRLSMVKRSLLGSVSDSGTVVLWDSNTQKELHVFDGAHKAPGSGLAFSPTSDLLVVSVGLDKKIVCYDTASKILLRSIRVDSPLTAVDFTLDGTGLVVGSTQGKIYQYDLRNSSAPTRITVAHKTSVTCLRFQSSTSRHKSSKLGSTKISSTKRSSIKLSSSQSDPPTSTGPAPHRQVTSTGGAAAEVMSREAEGHQGSEQPPVTEKFSSIGRNSLDIFSPAREEAPDSRIPGTTGDATFGRTHVTSLEVLSREGEGQQLVGRGSLDIFSPVREDSQSGANSHRKTPLGTPLGVGLGTPLFGSAGRCFTPQTVFQTPSPIKEEEPITAGAAEPCDSRKSDKASGSSLEAELQTPPTMSQQTNHSQAAPPFFTPEPSLRRANGVQAQLSYDSPARGAPPTSPAGLSAAMSSSLSQNIADVVGQAGAAPLTSLQIHFIQNMIHETMEEFRNACHKDIINLQIEMVRQFYIQLTEIHGLIEKYSVNESLVEEIEKLKEENRQLKANY, encoded by the exons ATGGAGGAGGTGACCCGCCTGGTGTCTACCGGAGACTCTGTGAAGATCTGGGATGCGGTTTCCATGGCGCCGCTGGAGCACTTTAACCCTCACAGTGCCAGCCACCCTGTAGCTCAGGCCTGCTGGAGCTCCAACA ACCAGTACCTGGTCAGCGCCAGCAGCAGCGGAGACAAAGTGGTGGTTTCCAGCCTCAAGTCGACTCCTGCTGCTGTGGTCGAACTGGCCGACGGG AAAAAGCAGACCCGTGTGTGTCTGAGTTTGTCGTCTCAGTTTCTGGTCAGCGGAGGTCTGGATCACTGCGTTCACATCTGGGACCTGAAGACCAAACGGCTGCACCGCTCGCTGAAG GACCACAAAGAGGAAGTGACCTGTGTGTCCTTCAACGCCAACGACAGCTACGTGGCCTCCGGATCCACCAGCGGAGATCTGGTCCTCCACAGTCTCACCACCAACCTGTCCAGCAAAGCGTTCGGACACGGAGCCAACCAG cCGATCCACGACCTGAGGCTGTCCATGGTGAAGCGCTCGCTGCTGGGGAGCGTTTCCGACAGCGGCACCGTGGTCCTGTGGGACTCCAACACCCAGAAGGAGCTGCACGTGTTCGACGGCGCCCACAAGGCTCCGGGCTCCGGCCTCGCCTTCTCTCCAACCAGCGACCTGCTGGTGGTCAGCGTCGGCCTCGACAAGAAGATCGTCTGCTACGACACGGCCAGCAAGAT CCTCCTGAGGTCGATCCGTGTGGACAGTCCTCTGACCGCCGTGGACTTCACCCTGGACGGCACCGGTCTGGTGGTCGGATCCACTCAGGGGAAGATCTACCAGTACGACCTGAGGAACTCCAGCGCCCCCACCAGGATCACCGTGGCACATAAAACCTCCGTCACCTGCCTGCGCTTCCAGAGCAGCACCAGCAGACACAAG TCCAGTAAACTGGGCTCCACCAAGATTTCCAGCACTAAGAGATCCTCCATCAAACTGTCCAGCAGCCAATCGGATCCACCCACCAGCACAGGCCCCGCCCCCCACAGACAGGTGACCAGCACAG ggggcgccgCTGCAGAGGTGATGAGTCGGGAGGCTGAAGGCCATCAGGGATCAGAGCAGCCTCCAGTCACAGAGAAGTTCAGCAGCATCGGACGAAACAGTCTGGACATCTTCTCTCCCGCTCGTGAAG AGGCTCCAGACTCCAGGATCCCAGGGACGACCGGAGACGCCACGTTTGGACGAACTCACG TTACCAGCCTGGAGGTGCTGTCCAGAGAAGGAGAGGGGCAGCAGCTGGTCGGTCGGGGCAGTTTGGACATCTTCTCCCCGGTCAGAGAAG ACTCTCAATCAGGTGCCAACTCTCACCGTAAGACCCCCTTAGGAACACCCCTGGGAGTCGGCCTGGGAACCCCCTTGTTCGGCTCCGCAGGTCGATGCTTCACCCCCCAGACTGTCTTCCAGACCCCCTCACCCATCAAAGAGGAGGAGCCAATCACGGCCGGAGCTGCTGAACCGTGTGACTCCAGAAAG TCTGACAAAGCCAGCGGTTCCAGCCTGGAAGCAGAGCTTCAGACCCCGCCCACCATGTCCCAGCAGACCAATCACAGTCAAGCAGCGCCACCATTCTTCACTCCAGAGCCCAGCCTCCGGAGAGCCAATGGGGTTCAAGCTCAGCTGAGCTACGACTCACCTGCCCGGGGAGCTCCGCCCACCAGCCCAGCAG GTCTGTCGGCCGCCATGTCGTCTTCTCTCTCCCAGAACATCGCAGACGTGGTCGGACAGGCAGGAGCCGCTCCCCTCACCTCCCTGCAGATCCACTTCATCCAGAACATGATCCACGAAACCATGGAGGAGTTCAG GAACGCCTGTCACAAAGACATCATC
- the nedd1 gene encoding protein NEDD1 isoform X1: protein MEEVTRLVSTGDSVKIWDAVSMAPLEHFNPHSASHPVAQACWSSNNQYLVSASSSGDKVVVSSLKSTPAAVVELADGKKQTRVCLSLSSQFLVSGGLDHCVHIWDLKTKRLHRSLKDHKEEVTCVSFNANDSYVASGSTSGDLVLHSLTTNLSSKAFGHGANQPIHDLRLSMVKRSLLGSVSDSGTVVLWDSNTQKELHVFDGAHKAPGSGLAFSPTSDLLVVSVGLDKKIVCYDTASKILLRSIRVDSPLTAVDFTLDGTGLVVGSTQGKIYQYDLRNSSAPTRITVAHKTSVTCLRFQSSTSRHKSSKLGSTKISSTKRSSIKLSSSQSDPPTSTGPAPHRQVTSTAGGAAAEVMSREAEGHQGSEQPPVTEKFSSIGRNSLDIFSPAREEAPDSRIPGTTGDATFGRTHVTSLEVLSREGEGQQLVGRGSLDIFSPVREDSQSGANSHRKTPLGTPLGVGLGTPLFGSAGRCFTPQTVFQTPSPIKEEEPITAGAAEPCDSRKSDKASGSSLEAELQTPPTMSQQTNHSQAAPPFFTPEPSLRRANGVQAQLSYDSPARGAPPTSPAGLSAAMSSSLSQNIADVVGQAGAAPLTSLQIHFIQNMIHETMEEFRNACHKDIINLQIEMVRQFYIQLTEIHGLIEKYSVNESLVEEIEKLKEENRQLKANY, encoded by the exons ATGGAGGAGGTGACCCGCCTGGTGTCTACCGGAGACTCTGTGAAGATCTGGGATGCGGTTTCCATGGCGCCGCTGGAGCACTTTAACCCTCACAGTGCCAGCCACCCTGTAGCTCAGGCCTGCTGGAGCTCCAACA ACCAGTACCTGGTCAGCGCCAGCAGCAGCGGAGACAAAGTGGTGGTTTCCAGCCTCAAGTCGACTCCTGCTGCTGTGGTCGAACTGGCCGACGGG AAAAAGCAGACCCGTGTGTGTCTGAGTTTGTCGTCTCAGTTTCTGGTCAGCGGAGGTCTGGATCACTGCGTTCACATCTGGGACCTGAAGACCAAACGGCTGCACCGCTCGCTGAAG GACCACAAAGAGGAAGTGACCTGTGTGTCCTTCAACGCCAACGACAGCTACGTGGCCTCCGGATCCACCAGCGGAGATCTGGTCCTCCACAGTCTCACCACCAACCTGTCCAGCAAAGCGTTCGGACACGGAGCCAACCAG cCGATCCACGACCTGAGGCTGTCCATGGTGAAGCGCTCGCTGCTGGGGAGCGTTTCCGACAGCGGCACCGTGGTCCTGTGGGACTCCAACACCCAGAAGGAGCTGCACGTGTTCGACGGCGCCCACAAGGCTCCGGGCTCCGGCCTCGCCTTCTCTCCAACCAGCGACCTGCTGGTGGTCAGCGTCGGCCTCGACAAGAAGATCGTCTGCTACGACACGGCCAGCAAGAT CCTCCTGAGGTCGATCCGTGTGGACAGTCCTCTGACCGCCGTGGACTTCACCCTGGACGGCACCGGTCTGGTGGTCGGATCCACTCAGGGGAAGATCTACCAGTACGACCTGAGGAACTCCAGCGCCCCCACCAGGATCACCGTGGCACATAAAACCTCCGTCACCTGCCTGCGCTTCCAGAGCAGCACCAGCAGACACAAG TCCAGTAAACTGGGCTCCACCAAGATTTCCAGCACTAAGAGATCCTCCATCAAACTGTCCAGCAGCCAATCGGATCCACCCACCAGCACAGGCCCCGCCCCCCACAGACAGGTGACCAGCACAG cagggggcgccgCTGCAGAGGTGATGAGTCGGGAGGCTGAAGGCCATCAGGGATCAGAGCAGCCTCCAGTCACAGAGAAGTTCAGCAGCATCGGACGAAACAGTCTGGACATCTTCTCTCCCGCTCGTGAAG AGGCTCCAGACTCCAGGATCCCAGGGACGACCGGAGACGCCACGTTTGGACGAACTCACG TTACCAGCCTGGAGGTGCTGTCCAGAGAAGGAGAGGGGCAGCAGCTGGTCGGTCGGGGCAGTTTGGACATCTTCTCCCCGGTCAGAGAAG ACTCTCAATCAGGTGCCAACTCTCACCGTAAGACCCCCTTAGGAACACCCCTGGGAGTCGGCCTGGGAACCCCCTTGTTCGGCTCCGCAGGTCGATGCTTCACCCCCCAGACTGTCTTCCAGACCCCCTCACCCATCAAAGAGGAGGAGCCAATCACGGCCGGAGCTGCTGAACCGTGTGACTCCAGAAAG TCTGACAAAGCCAGCGGTTCCAGCCTGGAAGCAGAGCTTCAGACCCCGCCCACCATGTCCCAGCAGACCAATCACAGTCAAGCAGCGCCACCATTCTTCACTCCAGAGCCCAGCCTCCGGAGAGCCAATGGGGTTCAAGCTCAGCTGAGCTACGACTCACCTGCCCGGGGAGCTCCGCCCACCAGCCCAGCAG GTCTGTCGGCCGCCATGTCGTCTTCTCTCTCCCAGAACATCGCAGACGTGGTCGGACAGGCAGGAGCCGCTCCCCTCACCTCCCTGCAGATCCACTTCATCCAGAACATGATCCACGAAACCATGGAGGAGTTCAG GAACGCCTGTCACAAAGACATCATC
- the pclaf gene encoding PCNA-associated factor encodes MVRTKADNVPASYRKAVAASAPRKSLGSSSANSSSSSSGSPTQAKNKYAGGNPVCPRPTPTWQKGIGDFFGGPPRKPEKENRKPQEVEDDEEAGGSGMSKASRKSRPLPAEDEEDED; translated from the exons ATGGTGAGGACTAAAGCCGATAATGTTCCTGCATCTTACAGAAAAG CTGTTGCAGCTTCTGCACCTCGGAAGTCTTTGGGCTCCAGTTCGGCTAACTCGTCGTCGTCCAGCAGCGGCTCGCCTACTCAGG CCAAGAACAAATACGCCGGCGGGAACCCGGTGTGTCCTCGTCCGACGCCCACCTGGCAGAAGGGAATCGGGGATTTCTTTGGTGGACCGCCGAGGAAACCGGAGAAGGAGAACCGGAAGCCTCAGGAGGTGGAGGACGATGAGGAGGCTGGAGGCAGCGGGATGTCCAAGGCCAGCAGGAA ATCGAGGCCACTGCCtgctgaggatgaggaggatgaagactGA
- the fcsk gene encoding L-fucose kinase has translation MSDGGGFRWTVVVLTCQHKDSVYSFQRELELRQQRGVLSQGALVLTVRDRQEPLGSGGATLNALLVAAEHLSNRAGHTVVTADVLDDAHILILHTGRDFPWSSCSRAFCWLPQEKPDQNVQAPVCCLDLLLDSLSNQICPGSPPGVWVCSTDMILTVPPDFVLSWDGFSGVRVLALPGDVSYAADHGVYLSDTQGRVRDIIYRGTTEQIQQAVMHDGKVPLVSGPVFFCRSVSEKLLQTHVTPPLDGCTYLGLDSGAPPLQISLFLDILKCLCSDLTLDQFVSEGSSAVGPQGASMRSGRTELWKILRGAALSLVYVPGGRYDYITLSGKRHVDRLTRDWTDRNTLSHIQRESVVSEGGRVINSVLEGDVTMATDTVVQHCHLQGPLNVPSGCLLSGLELSTSPCIRQLALCNDIIIQGHRIELGELKLNVYTVVGANDDLQVSPNDSSASFLNQGWSLFFSRTGIQPEELWVRGEERSLLEARLFPVLHPRGGVVGLDGGVGWLLGGHGCLRKWREAWRLSLKEVMSLTHQEVELQWREELLFLAGRRRVTNALMSHTDVCLLPSFRAVVLGGQQEALLETLDSIAAGSMDQGVEPGLQLGVAARCLSCIADVLVCMAGGRGGLRSGPAANEAWNSAYLLLEGGDLRGGVYALTTQRQQWLGRPDLLVRAARHYEGAGQVLLRQAVMSSQRFISIEQGEVQLFGQWEEMECPARLDLAGGWSDTPPIAFEHGGSVTNVAVKVDGKRPIGARARLIVDPHLVLVSCSGGRDSAASSTIVCNSLDDLKDYCQPHAPGALLKAVCVCSGLVSLDSQHPLGHQLKERWRGGLEIHSWSELPTGSGLGTSSILAGALLAAVYRCTGRTYDTDSLIHAVLYLEQILTTGGGWQDQVGGLVGGVKVGRSRASLPLQVEVERLHLSEEFLVSLEQHLLLVYTGKTRLARNLLQDVVRSWYSRLPSMVQNARQLVSNSEECARACLDGSLSRLGQCLDRSWQQKKLMAPGCEPASVRSMMEALRPLVLGQSLAGAGGGGFLYLLTREPQQKEAVLQVLNNTSGLGDFSVHSVELDMDGITVLPPSYFRGRKPVIYE, from the exons ATGTCAGACGGCGGCGGGTTCCGGTGGACGGTGGTCGTCCTCACCTGCCAGCACAAAGACAGCGTGTACTCGTTTCAGAGAG AGCTGGAGTTGCGGCAGCAGCGTGGCGTTCTCTCTCAGGGTGCGCTGGTTTTAACGGTGAGGGATCGCCAGGAGCCGCTGGGCAGCGGAGGGGCGACGCTGAACGCTCTGCTGGTCGCTGCCGAACACCTGAGCAACCGAGCCGGACACACC gTGGTGACAGCTGACGTCCTGGATGATGCTCACATCCTCATCCTCCACACG GGACGAGATTTTCCCTGGAGCTCCTGCAGCAGAGCGTTCTGTTGGCTGCCTCAAGAGAAGCCTGATCAGAACGTCCAAGCTCCGGTCTGCTGCCTGGACCTGCTGCTGGACTCCCTCAGCAACCAG ATCTGCCCTGGTTCTCCTCCTGGTGTTTGGGTCTGCAGCACTGACATGATCCTCACTGTTCCTCCTGACTTTG TTCTGTCCTGGGACGGCTTCTCTGGTGTTCGGGTTTTGGCGTTACCGGGTGACGTCTCCTATGCAGCCGATCATGGAGTTTATCTGTCCGACACGCAG GGTCGGGTCAGAGACATCATCTACAGAGGAACCACGGAGCAGATCCAACAGGCTGTGATGCATGATGGGAAAGTGCCACTG GTGTCGGGTCCAGTGTTCTTCTGCAGATCTGTGTCAGAGAAGTTACTGCAGACTCACGTCACTCCTCCTCTGGACGGCTGCACCTACCTGGGCCTGGACTCTGGAGCTCCGCCCCTCCAG ATCTCGCTCTTCCTGGACATTTTAAAGTGCCTTTGCTCAGATCTGACTCTGGACCAGTTTGTGAGTGAAGGCAGTTCAGCGGTCGGACCACAGGGGGCGTCGATGAGGAGCGGCAGGACGGAGCTGTGGAAGATCCTGAGAGGAGCTGCACTGAGTCTGG TGTACGTTCCTGGGGGTCGCTATGACTACATTACTCTGTCCGGGAAGCGACACGTTGACCGACTGACCCGTGATTGGACAGATAGAAACACTTTGTCCCACATCCAG AGAGAGAGTGTGGTGAGCGAAGGAGGCCGGGTGATCAACAGCGTTCTGGAGGGAGACGTTACCATGGCAACCGACACAGTAGTGCAACACTGCCACCTACAG GGTCCTCTGAATGTCCCGTCGGGTTGTTTGCTGTCAGGTCTTGAGCTGTCAACGTCGCCGTGCATCAGGCAGCTGGCACTCTGCAATGACATCATCATCCAGGGACATCGGATTGAGCTTGGGGAGCTGAAGCTGAACGTCTACACGGTGGTGGGAGCAAACGACGACCTGCAG GTCTCCCCAAACGACAGTAGCGCCTCCTTCCTCAACCAGGGGTGGAGCCTCTTCTTCAGCAGAACAGGAATACA GCCAGAGGAGTTGTGGGTCAGAGGAGAAGAGCGCTCCCTCCTGGAGGCACGTCTCTTCCCGGTTCTCCACCCCAGAGGAGGTGTTGTGGGTCTGGATGGAGGAGTCGGCTGGCTGCTGGGGGGACACGGCTGTCTGAGGAAGTGGAGGGAGGCCTGGAGACTCTCTCTGAAGGAGGTGATGTCACTCACCCACCAAGAGGTGGAGCTGCAGTGGAGGGAGGAGCTGCTGTTCCTGgcggggaggaggagggtaacCAACGCCCTAATGAGTCACACCGATGTCTGCCTGCTGCCCAGCTTCAGGGCCGTGGTGCTGGGAggccagcaggaggcgctgcTAGAAACGCTGGACAGCA TTGCAGCGGGGAGCATGGATCAGGGGGTGGAGCCTGGACTACAGCTGGGCGTGGCTGCTCGCTGTTTGTCCTGTATTGCTGATGTGTTGGTGTGCATGGCGGGGGGGAGAGGAGGTCTGAGGAGTGGACCGGCTGCTAACGAGGCCTGGAACTCCGCCTACCTTCTGCTGGAGGGGGGTGACCTGAGGGGTGGAGTCTACGCCCTCACCACGCAGAGACAGCAATGGCTTGGCAG GCCGGACCTGCTGGTGCGGGCAGCAAGGCATTACGAGGGCGCCGGGCAGGTGTTGCTACGTCAGGCTGTGATGTCATCGCAGAGGTTCATCTCCATTGAACAGGGGGAGGTCCAGCtctttggacagtgggaggaaatGGAGTGTCCGGCCAGACTGGATCTGGCAG GCGGCTGGAGTGACACTCCACCGATCGCCTTTGAGCACGGCGGCTCTGTGACCAACGTTGCCGTGAAGGTCGATGGGAAGCGTCCTATTGGTGCCAGAGCTCGACTCATCGTTGATCCTCACCTGGTGCTGGTCAGCTGCAGCGGAGGGCGAGACAGTGCAGCTTCCTCTACGATCGTCTGCAACAGCCTGGATGACCTGAAGGACTACTGTCAGCCTCACGCTCCCG gagCCCTGCTGAAGGCGGTCTGTGTCTGCAGCGGTCTGGTGTCGCTGGACTCCCAGCATCCTCTGGGGCATCAGCTGAAGGAGAGGTGGAGAGGAGGGCTGGAGATCCACAGCTGGTCTGAGCTGCCAACCGGATCTGGACTAG GTACCAGCAGCATCCTGGCGGGGGCGCTGCTGGCTGCAGTCTACAGATGCACCGGTCGAACCTACGACACAGATTCCCTGATCCATGCAGTGCTTTACCTGGAGCAGATACTCACTACAG GTGGAGGTTGGCAGGATCAGGTCGGAGGTCTGGTGGGCGGAGTTAAGGTGGGTCGATCCAGGGCGTCTCTTCCTCTGCAGGTGGAGGTTGAGCGCCTGCATCTTTCAGAGGAGTTCCTGGTTTCTCTGGAGCAGCACCTTCTGCTGGTTTACACCGGCAAAACCCGGCTGGCTCGTAACCTGCTGCAG GATGTTGTTCGTAGTTGGTACAGCCGGCTGCCGTCCATGGTCCAGAATGCCCGGCAGCTGGTGTCCAACTCCGAGGAGTGCGCCAGGGCCTGTTTAGATG GTTCTCTGTCCAGACTGGGTCAGTGTTTGGACCGGTCGTGGCAGCAGAAGAAGCTGATGGCTCCTGGCTGTGAACCGGCCTCAGTTAGATCCATGATGGAGGCTCTGAGGCCCCTGGTTCTGGGTCAGAGTCTAGCCGGggctggaggaggaggtttCCTCTATCTGCTGACCAGAGAGCCTCAACAGAAAGAGGCAGTACTGCAGGTTCTGAACAACACATCG GGTCTGGGAGACTTCAGTGTTCACTCAGTGGAGCTGGACATGGACGGGATCACCGTCCTGCCACCGTCCTATTTTAGAGGAAGAAAACCAGTGATTTATGAGTAA